A stretch of Imperialibacter roseus DNA encodes these proteins:
- the rplM gene encoding 50S ribosomal protein L13 has translation MDTISYKTQSLSKAKIEKNWVVIDAADQILGRFSSRVANVLRGKTKASYTPNMDCGDNVIILNAEKVRLTGKKMNNKTYIRHTGYPGGQRFASPRMVLEKDPRRLVEMAVRGMLPKNSLGREQFRNLYVYAGTEHPHAAQQPKEIKLTY, from the coding sequence ATGGATACGATAAGCTACAAAACACAGTCTCTAAGCAAGGCGAAAATTGAGAAGAACTGGGTAGTGATTGACGCTGCTGATCAGATTCTTGGTCGTTTCTCAAGCCGGGTGGCTAATGTTCTTCGTGGAAAGACAAAGGCTAGCTACACTCCTAATATGGACTGTGGAGATAATGTGATCATTTTGAATGCTGAGAAGGTTCGCCTTACCGGTAAGAAAATGAACAACAAGACATACATCCGTCACACAGGTTATCCTGGTGGTCAGCGTTTTGCTTCACCTAGAATGGTGTTGGAAAAAGACCCAAGAAGACTTGTTGAGATGGCAGTAAGAGGAATGCTTCCAAAGAATAGCTTGGGCAGAGAGCAATTCCGCAATCTATATGTTTATGCAGGCACTGAGCACCCTCATGCTGCACAACAACCAAAAGAAATCAAGTTAACATATTAG
- the rpsI gene encoding 30S ribosomal protein S9 gives MDVINTIGRRKTSVARLYLQSGKGTFNVNERSLEEYFPSEILRLIVQQPLELTSESGKYDIKINVDGGGIKGQAEAIRLAISRALCEISEEFRPALKKEGFLTRDPRMVERKKYGRAKARRRFQFSKR, from the coding sequence ATGGACGTAATCAATACCATAGGCAGAAGAAAGACCTCCGTAGCGAGACTATATCTTCAGAGCGGAAAAGGTACTTTCAACGTAAACGAAAGAAGCCTTGAAGAATACTTCCCTTCAGAAATCCTTCGTCTGATTGTTCAGCAGCCTCTTGAGCTTACCAGCGAGTCGGGCAAGTATGACATCAAAATCAATGTTGACGGTGGTGGAATCAAAGGTCAGGCAGAAGCGATTCGTTTGGCAATTTCCAGGGCACTTTGCGAAATCAGCGAGGAGTTCCGCCCGGCATTGAAGAAGGAAGGCTTCCTTACCAGAGACCCTCGTATGGTTGAACGTAAGAAATACGGTCGTGCTAAGGCTCGTAGAAGATTCCAGTTCAGTAAGCGTTAA